In the genome of Deltaproteobacteria bacterium, the window TTCTGGAAAAATGTGCGCGTGACCGGCAAAGGCGAGGCGCTCAATCAGGATCTCGAACGCGCGGGGCGCGTGGCCGATTTCCTGGAGTTCGGCGAACTGCTCGTGCGCGACGCGCTCGGTCGCGAGGAATCCTGCGGCGGTCATTTCCGGGTCGAGAGCCAGACGGACGACAACGAGGCGAAGCGCGACGATGAGCGCTTCAGCTACGCGGCGGCGTGGGAGTACACCGGCGTCGGCAAGGACCCGGTGTTGCATAAGGAGCCGCTGGTTTTCGATGTCGTGCATCCCACGCAGAGGAGTTACAAGTAAATGAAACTCACGCTCAAGGTTTGGCGGCAACCCGACTCCCGCGCGAAGGGGCAACTCGAAACCTACACGGTGGACGGCGTGTCCTCCCACATGAGTTTTCTCGAAATGCTCGACCATCTCAACGAGCAACTCGTGCGCGGCGGCAAAGAGCCCATCGCCTTTGACAGCGATTGCCGCGAGGGCATCTGCGGCATGTGCGGGTGCGTGGTCAACGGTCACGCCCACGGCGGGCAAAAGGGCACGACCCTCTGCCAGCTTCACATGCGTTCGTTTACGGACGGCGACACGATCGTGGTCGAGCCGTGGCGCTCGGTCGCGTTCCCCGTGATGCGCGACCTCGTGGTCGATCGCGGCGCGTTCGACCGCATCATCCAGAGCGGCGGCTATGTCTCGGTACGCACCGGCGGCGCGCCCGACGGCAACGCGATCCCGATTTCCGAAAAAGTCGCCGAACTCGCGATGGACGCGGCGGCGTGCATCGGCTGCGGCGCGTGCGTGGCCGCGTGCCCCAACGGCTCCGCCATGCTGTTCGTCGGCGCGAAAATCTCGCACCTGTC includes:
- a CDS encoding succinate dehydrogenase/fumarate reductase iron-sulfur subunit; translation: MKLTLKVWRQPDSRAKGQLETYTVDGVSSHMSFLEMLDHLNEQLVRGGKEPIAFDSDCREGICGMCGCVVNGHAHGGQKGTTLCQLHMRSFTDGDTIVVEPWRSVAFPVMRDLVVDRGAFDRIIQSGGYVSVRTGGAPDGNAIPISEKVAELAMDAAACIGCGACVAACPNGSAMLFVGAKISHLSLLPQGQVEAKERVRYMVAVMDEQKFGNCSNHAECETYCPKEISISNIARMNRDFLRARACPGA